From the Psychrobacillus sp. FSL K6-4046 genome, one window contains:
- a CDS encoding LysR family transcriptional regulator — translation MEIRQLRYFKEVAEREHISDAAIHLHVAQSAVSRQIANLESELGVELFERIGRNVKLTPIGKIFLEHCMSALQAIDFAKKQIDEYLDPEKGTIKIGFPTSLAGHLLPTVISAFKKEHPNVAFQLRQGSYNHLIEAVKKRDINIAFLGPLPPKDNTINTTILFSENFSVLVPTNHRFAKREKIPLIDMREEDFVLFPKGYILHKLVYDACHSVGFTPKSSSVGEDMVAIKGLVAAGVGITILPDSTFYDSIPRFTTKVPLISPPLQRTVGMISPVTRDLSPSEKVFHDFTIQFFKLLNQYQ, via the coding sequence ATGGAAATCAGGCAATTAAGATACTTTAAAGAAGTCGCAGAAAGAGAACATATTTCGGATGCAGCTATTCATTTACACGTAGCACAGTCTGCAGTTAGTAGACAAATCGCTAATCTAGAAAGTGAACTGGGTGTGGAATTATTCGAACGTATTGGGCGAAATGTAAAATTAACGCCAATAGGTAAGATTTTTTTAGAGCATTGCATGTCTGCCCTACAAGCAATCGATTTTGCCAAAAAACAAATTGATGAGTATCTAGATCCAGAAAAAGGAACTATTAAAATCGGTTTCCCAACTAGTTTGGCTGGTCATTTACTCCCCACAGTTATTTCTGCCTTTAAAAAGGAGCATCCTAACGTAGCATTCCAGTTGAGACAAGGTTCTTATAATCATTTAATCGAGGCAGTCAAAAAACGAGATATTAATATCGCTTTTTTAGGTCCACTTCCTCCAAAGGATAATACTATTAATACCACCATTTTGTTTTCGGAAAACTTTTCTGTACTAGTACCTACGAATCATCGCTTTGCAAAAAGAGAAAAGATCCCCTTAATTGATATGAGAGAAGAAGACTTTGTTTTATTTCCAAAAGGATATATATTGCATAAACTTGTTTATGATGCTTGTCATTCCGTAGGGTTTACACCTAAAAGTTCATCTGTTGGAGAAGATATGGTTGCCATAAAAGGTCTAGTTGCTGCCGGTGTAGGAATCACGATACTACCAGACAGTACTTTCTATGACTCTATCCCTAGATTTACAACTAAGGTTCCACTAATATCTCCACCACTCCAAAGGACAGTAGGTATGATTAGTCCAGTGACTAGGGATTTGTCACCATCAGAAAAGGTATTCCACGACTTTACCATACAGTTCTTCAAGCTATTGAACCAATATCAGTGA
- the lepB gene encoding signal peptidase I has product MKKKNGKNELREWIGAIGIAVLLAFGIRFFLFIPIEVEGASMLPTFENGDKVMVNKIGPKFNDYERFDVIVFKVNKDTNYIKRVIGLPGDHITYKDDELLINGKKYDEPYLDELKKELIDHGTLTQDFTLEDYLGEVVVPEGSLFVLGDNRRFSNDSREPSVGFISMDIVLGTVNMTYYPLNNFGFIK; this is encoded by the coding sequence TTGAAAAAAAAGAATGGAAAAAACGAATTGCGAGAATGGATCGGAGCAATTGGAATTGCTGTTTTGCTTGCCTTTGGGATACGCTTCTTTTTATTTATACCTATAGAAGTGGAAGGTGCTTCTATGCTTCCTACCTTTGAAAATGGAGATAAGGTTATGGTCAATAAAATCGGCCCTAAATTTAATGACTATGAGCGATTTGATGTTATTGTTTTTAAGGTTAATAAGGACACTAATTACATCAAGCGAGTTATAGGTTTACCTGGCGACCATATTACCTATAAAGATGATGAGCTTTTAATAAATGGAAAAAAATACGATGAGCCTTATTTAGATGAATTGAAAAAAGAATTAATTGATCATGGCACGCTAACCCAGGACTTTACCCTTGAAGACTACTTGGGTGAAGTAGTAGTACCAGAGGGTTCGTTATTTGTACTTGGAGACAATAGGCGCTTTAGTAATGACAGCCGAGAGCCTAGTGTTGGGTTCATATCTATGGATATAGTACTAGGTACCGTGAACATGACGTATTATCCTTTAAATAACTTCGGTTTTATTAAGTAG
- a CDS encoding gluconate:H+ symporter translates to MVLEMQMLLGLVIGVTVLILLVLKTKIHAFLALLIAASITGLIGGMEPLKVVNSITSGFGNTLASIGIVVGLGVMMGRILEVTGAAEKLAYTLIRVVGKKKEEWAMAIAGYFVSIPIFVDSAFVILNPLVKSLSRKTGKSVVTLGVALAIGLAATHHAVPPTPGPLGVAGIFGVDIGEMILWGLIFAIPIIIIGVFYAKWVGKRIYQVPEEDGEGFVRKDSSEMVYKDFLAASADREKELPSFFISFLPILLPIILIFLNTTLTALEITGGVWEYVLFLGQPIIALALGLVVAIYGLANQMKKDEALERMEEGMTTAGIILLVTGAGGALGTVLRDSGTGDYLAEIIAGLPLPAILVPFFIASIVRLIQGSGTVAMITAASISAPILANLDVNLVLAAQAAALGAMLFSYFNDSLFWVVNRMLGITKLKEQILVWSVPTTIAWGTSLIMLIIANSIVG, encoded by the coding sequence ATGGTTTTAGAAATGCAAATGTTATTGGGGTTAGTTATCGGTGTTACTGTTTTAATTTTACTTGTGTTAAAAACAAAGATTCATGCTTTTTTAGCTTTACTTATTGCTGCTTCTATTACAGGACTTATCGGCGGGATGGAGCCATTAAAAGTAGTTAACTCTATTACAAGTGGTTTTGGTAACACACTAGCTTCTATAGGGATTGTAGTAGGGCTAGGGGTTATGATGGGTAGAATTTTAGAAGTAACTGGAGCAGCTGAAAAGCTTGCTTATACGTTAATTAGAGTAGTTGGAAAGAAGAAGGAAGAATGGGCAATGGCGATTGCTGGTTATTTTGTATCAATTCCAATTTTCGTTGATTCGGCATTTGTCATTTTAAATCCTTTAGTAAAGTCATTATCACGTAAAACTGGTAAATCCGTAGTGACACTGGGTGTTGCTTTAGCGATTGGTTTAGCTGCAACTCACCATGCAGTTCCACCGACACCAGGTCCATTAGGAGTAGCAGGTATTTTTGGAGTAGATATAGGGGAAATGATCCTTTGGGGATTAATATTTGCAATTCCAATTATTATAATAGGTGTTTTTTATGCAAAATGGGTTGGTAAAAGAATCTACCAAGTTCCAGAAGAAGATGGAGAAGGATTTGTGCGTAAGGATTCTTCCGAGATGGTGTATAAAGATTTTTTAGCTGCTTCTGCTGACCGAGAAAAAGAACTACCATCTTTCTTTATTTCATTTTTACCAATATTATTGCCAATCATATTAATATTCTTGAATACTACGCTAACCGCTTTAGAAATAACAGGAGGGGTTTGGGAATATGTGTTGTTCCTTGGACAACCGATTATCGCATTAGCCCTTGGATTAGTTGTAGCGATTTATGGGTTAGCTAATCAGATGAAAAAAGACGAAGCGTTAGAAAGAATGGAAGAGGGTATGACAACTGCTGGTATTATCCTGCTAGTTACAGGTGCTGGGGGCGCTCTAGGTACAGTGTTGCGTGACAGTGGTACTGGAGATTATTTAGCTGAAATCATAGCTGGTTTACCATTGCCTGCAATACTTGTGCCATTCTTTATCGCTTCTATTGTACGATTAATACAAGGAAGCGGGACCGTTGCAATGATAACAGCCGCTTCTATTTCTGCTCCGATCCTAGCTAATCTTGACGTTAACTTAGTTTTGGCGGCTCAAGCTGCAGCACTAGGAGCGATGTTGTTTTCATATTTCAACGATTCTTTATTCTGGGTTGTTAATCGTATGTTAGGTATAACCAAACTAAAAGAACAAATTTTAGTTTGGTCTGTACCAACAACTATAGCGTGGGGAACTTCTTTGATTATGCTAATTATTGCAAATTCAATAGTAGGTTAA
- the pdxA gene encoding 4-hydroxythreonine-4-phosphate dehydrogenase PdxA produces MTTREIIAIPMGDAAGIGPEITVKSLAKEEIYSMCKPLVIGDAKIIRKAIEVTGVDLEINIVTTPTDGSYEYGVIDIIDLNNINIEQFKPGEVSAQNGQAAFEFIKKSVELAMTGEVKALATTPINKESLKAANVPYIGHTEMLEDLGGAPDPLTMFQVNGMRIFFLTRHLSVADAIKQMTKERVRDYLNRCDQALKRLGVESRKLAVAGLNPHAGEGGLFGMEEVNEIKPGVELAKADGIDAYGPVPADSVFFQALNGKYDAVLSLYHDQGHIAAKMTDFHRTISITNGLPFLRTSVDHGTAFDIAWNNIASEVSMYECIKLAAEYAPKFTRESL; encoded by the coding sequence ATGACAACAAGAGAAATTATTGCGATACCAATGGGTGATGCAGCGGGAATCGGCCCAGAAATTACAGTTAAGTCACTAGCTAAAGAAGAAATTTACTCTATGTGTAAACCACTTGTGATAGGGGACGCTAAAATTATTCGCAAAGCGATCGAAGTAACAGGTGTAGATTTAGAGATTAATATAGTTACTACTCCAACGGACGGTTCTTATGAGTATGGAGTAATAGATATCATAGATTTGAATAATATTAATATAGAGCAATTTAAACCGGGTGAAGTTTCTGCTCAAAATGGTCAAGCAGCATTTGAATTCATTAAAAAGTCAGTGGAGCTAGCAATGACTGGAGAAGTAAAGGCACTGGCAACCACTCCAATTAACAAGGAATCATTAAAAGCTGCAAATGTTCCTTACATTGGACACACGGAAATGCTTGAAGATCTTGGTGGTGCTCCAGATCCTTTAACTATGTTCCAAGTCAATGGGATGCGTATTTTCTTCTTGACTCGTCACTTGTCTGTTGCAGATGCTATTAAACAGATGACTAAAGAGCGTGTTCGAGATTATTTAAATAGATGTGACCAAGCTTTGAAGCGTTTAGGTGTCGAGAGTCGTAAGTTAGCTGTTGCAGGGCTAAATCCTCATGCAGGCGAGGGAGGCTTGTTCGGGATGGAGGAAGTGAATGAGATTAAACCAGGTGTTGAGCTTGCTAAAGCAGATGGAATCGATGCGTATGGCCCAGTGCCAGCTGACTCCGTATTCTTCCAAGCACTTAATGGTAAATATGATGCAGTTCTTTCTTTGTACCACGATCAAGGTCATATTGCAGCTAAGATGACTGATTTTCATCGTACTATTTCCATTACGAATGGGCTTCCATTTTTACGTACTTCCGTAGATCATGGCACAGCTTTTGATATAGCTTGGAATAACATCGCATCTGAGGTAAGTATGTACGAATGCATCAAGCTAGCTGCCGAGTATGCGCCTAAGTTTACACGCGAGTCTTTGTAG
- a CDS encoding four-carbon acid sugar kinase family protein: MKIGIIADDLTGANATGVRLAKNGFMSATVVFGGEVPKNSDFTSISIDTDSRYCSPSNAEERVLKAYEQLTNWGASVIGKRIDSTVRGNLGVETDALLNAIGGNSIAIVVASYPDSGRVVSGGYLLVDGVPVEATDVAKDPMNPISISHVPTIMENQSKLKVSHVGLGTVLKGKESIQLQIVKQIEAMNRIIVVDAVTNEEIDNIAEAMASIDGIHFIPVDPGPLSASYGRMKAHQHVQTNKFIVTVGSITPLTGRQLNYLIDKKNAEPVYVHASALASMTNSWEEEIARATEEALSKLEDQEVLIITTYTPGTEKLNLSEIALKEGVTEEKLAKRLTEGLARVTNNVVQQTNHQIDGTFSSGGDVTAAICAVSNATAIGLQDEVIPLAAYGHFIGGTFDGIPVITKGGMVGDKYSIYKCVRFLTNKKEEGSVLV, translated from the coding sequence GTGAAAATAGGTATCATTGCAGATGATTTAACAGGAGCAAATGCCACTGGAGTCCGGTTAGCTAAAAACGGATTTATGAGTGCTACAGTCGTTTTCGGAGGAGAAGTGCCTAAAAATAGTGATTTTACTTCTATAAGTATAGATACAGATAGCAGGTACTGTTCTCCGTCTAATGCGGAAGAGCGAGTTCTGAAAGCATATGAACAGCTGACCAATTGGGGAGCAAGCGTTATTGGCAAACGAATTGATAGTACGGTTAGGGGTAACTTGGGAGTAGAGACAGATGCACTGTTAAATGCCATTGGCGGTAACTCTATAGCCATTGTAGTAGCTTCTTATCCAGATTCCGGAAGGGTAGTGTCTGGTGGTTATCTTTTAGTGGATGGGGTGCCAGTGGAGGCAACAGATGTCGCTAAAGACCCTATGAATCCAATTAGTATCTCACATGTTCCAACTATAATGGAAAATCAAAGTAAGTTAAAAGTTTCACATGTAGGGCTCGGTACAGTTTTAAAAGGTAAAGAGTCCATTCAATTACAGATCGTTAAACAAATTGAAGCGATGAATCGGATTATAGTGGTGGATGCAGTGACAAATGAAGAAATAGATAACATTGCAGAGGCGATGGCTTCCATAGATGGGATACATTTTATCCCTGTTGATCCAGGTCCACTTTCTGCCTCTTACGGGAGAATGAAAGCCCATCAACATGTTCAAACAAATAAATTTATCGTGACTGTTGGCAGTATTACACCCTTAACTGGGAGACAGCTAAATTATCTGATAGATAAAAAGAATGCGGAACCTGTATATGTGCATGCGAGTGCTTTAGCATCGATGACGAATTCCTGGGAGGAAGAAATTGCTCGAGCTACTGAAGAAGCTTTGTCTAAATTAGAAGATCAAGAAGTATTGATAATTACTACTTACACGCCTGGAACCGAAAAGCTCAACCTTTCAGAAATTGCTTTAAAAGAAGGGGTTACTGAAGAAAAACTGGCAAAGCGTTTAACAGAGGGACTGGCTAGAGTGACAAACAATGTGGTTCAGCAGACAAATCACCAAATAGACGGTACTTTTTCAAGTGGAGGGGATGTAACTGCGGCCATTTGTGCGGTAAGTAATGCAACTGCAATAGGCTTACAGGATGAAGTTATTCCTTTAGCTGCTTATGGTCATTTTATAGGTGGAACCTTTGATGGGATACCTGTCATTACTAAAGGTGGAATGGTAGGAGACAAATATTCAATTTATAAATGCGTAAGATTTTTAACGAATAAAAAAGAAGAAGGAAGTGTTCTAGTATGA
- a CDS encoding DeoR/GlpR family DNA-binding transcription regulator has protein sequence MLPINRKKKIIDELSIKGKVEILELVDLLEVSAMTIRRDLDELEKQKKLIRTHGGAALPQAIIGEQSYEQKLSEAHLQKKEIAQIAVGLVKDGMRILLDSGTTTLEIARLLKSRSNITVVTNDIKIAAELTDSKLEVILLGGKVQNGVGAILGSFAEQMLKNIHVDILFLGAHAVHSNLGITSATFEKASIKKEMINVSEAVYLTVDAQKFGKKAFAKIADVDSVTGIITDSTISKEVEDIYKEKSSFIKGVTK, from the coding sequence ATGCTTCCAATTAACAGAAAAAAGAAAATAATTGATGAGCTTTCTATAAAGGGGAAGGTTGAAATATTAGAGCTTGTAGACCTTTTAGAGGTTTCTGCAATGACTATTAGAAGAGATTTAGATGAACTAGAAAAGCAAAAGAAATTAATTAGAACTCACGGAGGGGCGGCACTACCACAAGCGATCATTGGAGAGCAATCCTATGAACAAAAGCTCTCAGAAGCTCATCTACAGAAGAAGGAAATCGCACAAATAGCAGTAGGCTTAGTAAAGGATGGTATGAGAATTCTATTGGATTCTGGTACTACGACATTAGAGATTGCCAGATTATTAAAATCCCGTTCAAATATAACAGTAGTAACAAATGATATTAAAATTGCAGCAGAATTAACCGACTCGAAATTAGAAGTAATTTTACTGGGTGGTAAGGTACAGAATGGGGTTGGGGCAATATTAGGGTCATTTGCAGAACAAATGCTTAAAAACATTCACGTTGACATACTGTTCCTAGGTGCACATGCTGTGCATTCCAATCTCGGTATTACATCTGCGACATTTGAGAAAGCATCTATTAAAAAAGAAATGATAAACGTCAGTGAGGCTGTCTATCTAACTGTAGATGCACAGAAATTTGGGAAAAAAGCATTTGCTAAAATAGCGGATGTGGACTCGGTTACCGGCATCATAACAGATAGCACTATTTCCAAAGAAGTAGAAGATATCTATAAGGAAAAATCTTCTTTTATAAAGGGAGTGACAAAGTGA